The following proteins are encoded in a genomic region of Fusarium oxysporum f. sp. lycopersici 4287 chromosome 1, whole genome shotgun sequence:
- a CDS encoding serine/threonine protein kinase has protein sequence MGQWWVDSRIEATVTRSYVASQLLPDEIERLDRPVAFGGEDLTERTYWESIRNDAPRLFLILVDLGVPDQIFGVVDDGWDDAELPIALEDVDRLLLTATRDEKVEKKFYQRQFHYLLKPLQRGNHVAYKDNEVVPLDVVEKPSLPTHKSHGNDKVRLPNIPGEVFYRRRYVLGNGPGAMPVQDFLDAVHGIKVLQNEHMISYWASYTQHGYGYVLFTPAGDFTLKSFLATTPSQFKHLAKARRRELVMNWILCLVDTLCDFHGKNQSHGYIKPSTIFFTNQNHVFYSDSTRLTPDNVILHTDKSSFDRERYDYAAPELWSRPAGATSPTGRFPSDEHFGMVQTYDPSGSPTAMFIAPNPQLSGQQADIFSVGCIILELLSFLVKRTTSKFATFRSAKHKTAGRGGAVLDTSFHKNLGQVEAWMSGLAKDASRKSSSSKDGANILKGVTPMLHVVTGMLAMNPYDRPPAIEVQQRIYQILTEVCDISEPHCVHQYAHDLESSFGGLQIQTVGDGMMGVSPPGGSNTTYGTPRTYEHSRNGSSGGYSQVSRTTGSSETDMDAIHSVGSVGLQQIRTQGSWPRNIAYTQHTGVAQYPVGQWDTT, from the coding sequence ATGGGACAGTGGTGGGTTGATTCTCGCATTGAAGCTACCGTTACCCGGTCCTATGTCGCCAGCCAGCTCCTCCCGGATGAGATTGAGCGCCTAGATCGTCCAGTCGCCTTTGGCGGCGAGGACTTGACAGAGCGCACATACTGGGAGAGCATTCGAAACGATGCACCTCGTTTATTCCTCATTCTCGTCGACCTTGGTGTGCCTGATCAGATCTTCGGAGTTGTCGACGATGGCTGGGATGACGCTGAGCTACCCATTGCCCTCGAAGACGTGGATCGCCTCTTGTTAACAGCAACTCGTGATGAGAAAGTCGAAAAGAAGTTTTACCAGCGCCAGTTTCATTACCTTCTCAAACCCTTGCAGCGAGGGAACCATGTGGCGTATAAGGACAACGAAGTAGTACCTCTAGACGTGGTCGAAAAGCCTTCCTTGCCAACGCACAAGTCGCACGGAAACGACAAGGTCAGACTTCCAAATATTCCAGGGGAAGTCTTTTAtcgacgacgatatgtgctGGGTAATGGACCTGGAGCTATGCCCGTGCAAGACTTTCTCGATGCTGTCCACGGCATCAAGGTTCTGCAGAACGAGCACATGATCTCGTATTGGGCGTCGTATACGCAGCATGGATATGGATACGTTTTGTTTACGCCAGCAGGTGACTTTACTCTCAAGTCATTCCTGGCGACGACACCATCACAGTTCAAGCATCTTGCTAAAGCTCGTCGGAGGGAGCTTGTCATGAACTGGATCTTGTGTCTCGTCGACACACTCTGTGACTTCCATGGGAAGAATCAATCGCATGGATACATCAAACCTTCGACCATCTTCTTTACCAACCAAAACCACGTCTTTTACTCCGACTCAACACGACTCACGCCCGATAACGTGATTCTTCACACCGATAAATCGTCGTTTGATCGCGAACGGTACGACTATGCTGCACCAGAACTGTGGTCTCGGCCTGCAGGGGCGACGAGCCCGACCGGCAGATTCCCATCTGATGAACATTTCGGAATGGTGCAAACATACGATCCGAGCGGCTCACCAACGGCGATGTTCATTGCACCAAATCCTCAGCTGAGCGGACAGCAAGCCGACATCTTCTCAGTAGGCTGCATCATTTTGGAGCTTTTATCATTTTTAGTCAAACGGACGACGAGCAAGTTTGCGACCTTTCGATCAGCGAAGCACAAGACGGCCGGTCGAGGCGGTGCAGTGTTGGATACGTCTTTTCACAAGAACCTAGGACAGGTGGAAGCATGGATGTCAGGTCTTGCCAAAGATGCATCTCGAAAGTCATCATCGAGCAAAGATGGCGCGAATATTCTCAAAGGTGTAACCCCCATGCTCCACGTTGTGACGGGTATGCTGGCGATGAATCCATACGACCGGCCTCCGGCGATCGAAGTGCAACAGCGCATTTATCAGATTCTGACCGAAGTCTGCGACATTTCAGAACCACACTGCGTACATCAGTATGCGCACGATCTCGAATCCTCATTCGGAGGGCTGCAGATTCAGactgttggtgatggcatGATGGGCGTCAGTCCGCCAGGGGGGTCCAACACCACCTACGGTACACCACGGACGTACGAACACAGCCGAAATGGCAGCAGTGGAGGATATTCACAAGTAAGCCGCACGACGGGAAGCAGCGAAACCGACATGGATGCTATACACAGCGTAGGGTCAGTTGGTCTTCAACAGATACGAACACAGGGTTCCTGGCCTCGCAATATCGCGTACACACAGCACACGGGCGTAGCGCAATACCCCGTGGGCCAATGGGACACTACATGA
- a CDS encoding phenylalanyl-tRNA synthetase codes for MRLYAQGMRCLRASAPRAAQLSRSSILLRTACAVRTYSSAPPTGSPGSVTIRDQTIKTDPQWFNVPDNVLDATTRKLHLLKDHPVSITRQIIQANFPEPTYKYHNEFSPVVSTAQNFDSLGFPANHPGRALSDTYYLNSETLLRTHTSAHQADTFRANQSAGYLVSADVYRRDAIDRSHYPVFHQMEGAMSWDRTKVPNGDVAAAVWKDFEKLPVHGVKVDDPNPPMHPETNPLQDAHHTAAEAEAIGAHLKRSLENMVVDIFSRAKAAAIKDDPNFVDEPLQMRWVEAYFPFTSPSWELEVYYAGDWLEVLGCGVVKQDIYINAGVPNQLGWAFGIGIDRIAMLLFKIPDIRLFWSKDKRFLSQFEGVTDNLDNLKRFVPFSKYPPCPKDVSFWLSSTTAAGGNTKGTFHENDVMEIVRNVAGDVVEDVRLIDEFMHPKTGRKSMAYRIVYRSLERTLTNDEAVAFHEDVRKALVKELGVELR; via the coding sequence CACCCCCGACGGGATCTCCAGGCTCCGTGACTATCCGCGACCAGACCATCAAGACTGATCCTCAGTGGTTCAACGTACCCGACAATGTCCTCGATGCCACTACAAGGAAACTTCACCTATTGAAAGACCATCCTGTGTCTATCACCCGCCAGATTATTCAGGCCAACTTCCCTGAGCCGACGTACAAGTATCACAACGAGTTCAGCCCTGTGGTGTCGACAGCTCAGAACTTCGATTCGCTAGGATTTCCCGCGAATCATCCCGGTCGCGCCCTGTCCGATACATACTATTTGAATAGCGAGACACTACTACGAACACATACGAGTGCTCACCAGGCCGACACATTCCGAGCTAACCAGAGCGCGGGGTACCTTGTGTCTGCCGATGTGTACAGGCGAGATGCCATTGACCGAAGTCACTATCCTGTGTTCCATCAGATGGAGGGTGCAATGTCGTGGGATCGTACTAAAGTTCCCAATGGCGACGTTGCTGCTGCGGTATGGAAGGACTTTGAGAAGCTACCCGTTCATGGAGTCAAGGTTGACGACCCGAACCCTCCTATGCATCCTGAGACAAACCCTCTCCAAGATGCTCACCATACagctgccgaggccgaggccaTCGGTGCTCATCTTAAGAGGTCACTAGAAAACATGGTTGTCGATATCTTCTCCCgggccaaggctgctgcgATCAAAGATGACCCCAACTTTGTGGATGAACCTCTTCAAATGCGATGGGTAGAAGCTTATTTCCCCTTTACCAGCCCCTCATGGGAGCTAGAAGTCTACTATGCCGGCGACTGGCTCGAGGTCCTGGGCTGTGGTGTGGTCAAGCAGGATATCTACATCAACGCTGGTGTACCTAACCAACTGGGTTGGGCTTTTGGCATTGGCATCGACCGCATTGCCATGCTTCTCTTCAAGATCCCCGACATTCGCCTCTTCTGGTCAAAAGACAAGCGCTTCCTATCCCAGTTTGAAGGCGTCACCGACAATCTCGACAACCTGAAGCGCTTCGTCCCCTTCTCCAAGTATCCTCCCTGCCCCAAGGACGTGTCCTTCTGGCTTAGCTCCACGACAGCAGCAGGTGGCAACACCAAGGGCACATTCCACGAAAACGACGTTATGGAAATTGTCCGTAACGTGGCGGGTGACGTGGTCGAGGATGTGCGCCTGATCGATGAGTTCATGCATCCCAAGACGGGCCGCAAGAGCATGGCGTATCGCATTGTTTACCGCAGCTTGGAGCGGACTCTGACTAACGATGAGGCCGTCGCTTTCCACGAGGATGTGCGCAAAGCTTTGGTCAAGGAGCTGGGCGTTGAGCTTCGATAG